In Myotis daubentonii chromosome 16, mMyoDau2.1, whole genome shotgun sequence, one DNA window encodes the following:
- the CDR2L gene encoding cerebellar degeneration-related protein 2-like isoform X4: MYATNEEQVQEIEYLTKQLDTLRHVNEQHAKVYEQLDLTARDLELTNQKLVLESKAAQQKIHGLTETVERLQAQVEELQAQVEQLRGLEQLRVRREKRERRRTIHTFPCLKELCTSSPRCNDAFRLHSSSLELGPRPLEQENENLQTLVGVLRSQVSQERQRKERAEREFASVLQEYSELEQQLSEMEGCRLRVQELEAELLELQQMKQAKTYLLGREDHLAEALLAPLTQAPEADDPQPGSGDEFGAQDGVSSPGPSPSHAVRKSCSDTALNAIVAKDPAGRHAGNLTLHANSVRRRGMSILREVDEQYHALLEKYEELLSKCRQHRAGVRHTGVQTSRPISRDSSWRDLGGSEEGQGEAKAGEKSLSQHVEAVDKRLEQSQPEYKALFKEIFLRIQKTKADINATKVKTHSSK; encoded by the exons ATGTACGCCACCAAcgaggagcaggtgcaggagatCGAG TACCTGACCAAACAGCTGGACACACTGCGCCACGTGAACGAGCAGCACGCCAAGGTATACGAGCAGCTGGACCTGACAGCCCGAGACCTGGAGCTGACCAACCAGAAGCTGGTGCTGGAGAGTAAGGCTGCGCAGCAGAAGATCCACGG gctgacGGAGACCGTTGAGCGCCTGCAGGCCCAGGTGGAGGAGCTGCAGGCCCAGGTGGAGCAGCTTCGGGGCCTGGAGCAGCTGAGAGTGCGCCGGGAGAAGCGGGAGCGCAGGCGCACCATCCACACCTTCCCCTGCCTCAAGGAGCTGTGCACCAGCAGCCCCCG gtGCAACGATGCCTTCCGCCTGCACAGCTCCTCCCTGGAGCTGGGCCCCCGGCCCCTGGAGCAAGAGAATGAGAACCTGCAGACGCTGGTGGGAGTGCTGCGCTCCCAGGTGAGCCAGGAGCGGCAGCGCAAGGAGCGGGCGGAGCGCGAGTTCGCCTCGGTGCTGCAGGAGTACTCggagctggagcagcagctgAGCGAGATGGAGGGATGCCGCCTCCGCGTGCAGGAGCTGGAGGCCGAGCTGCTGGAGCTGCAGCAGATGAAACAGGCCAAGACCTACCTGCTGGGCCGGGAGGACCACCTGGCCGAGGCCCTGCtggcccccctcacccaggcccctGAGGCCGATGACCCCCAGCCAGGCAGCGGGGACGAGTTCGGGGCCCAGGACGGCGTCTCCTCcccgggcccctcccccagccacgcCGTGCGCAAGAGCTGCAGCGACACGGCGCTCAACGCCATCGTGGCCAAAGACCCCGCCGGCCGGCACGCGGGCAACCTGACGCTGCACGCCAACAGCGTGCGCAGGCGGGGCATGTCCATCCTGCGCGAGGTGGACGAGCAGTACCACGCGCTGCTCGAGAAGTACGAGGAGCTGCTGAGCAAGTGCCGGCAGCACCGCGCGGGCGTGCGGCACACGGGCGTGCAGACCTCGCGGCCCATCTCCCGGGACAGCTCGTGGAGGGACCTGGGGGGCAGCGAGGAGGGCCAGGGCGAGGCCAAGGCGGGCGAGAAGAGCCTGAGCCAGCACGTGGAGGCCGTGGACAAGCGGCTGGAGCAGAGCCAGCCCGAGTACAAGGCGCTCTTCAAGGAGATCTTCCTCAGGATCCAGAAGACCAAGGCCGACATCAACGCCACCAAGGTCAAGACCCACAGCAGCAAGTGA
- the CDR2L gene encoding cerebellar degeneration-related protein 2-like isoform X1 → MRRAAGMEDFSAEEEEPWYDQQDLEQDLHLAAELGKTLLERNKELEASLQHMYATNEEQVQEIEATHPPPPADPQYLTKQLDTLRHVNEQHAKVYEQLDLTARDLELTNQKLVLESKAAQQKIHGLTETVERLQAQVEELQAQVEQLRGLEQLRVRREKRERRRTIHTFPCLKELCTSSPRCNDAFRLHSSSLELGPRPLEQENENLQTLVGVLRSQVSQERQRKERAEREFASVLQEYSELEQQLSEMEGCRLRVQELEAELLELQQMKQAKTYLLGREDHLAEALLAPLTQAPEADDPQPGSGDEFGAQDGVSSPGPSPSHAVRKSCSDTALNAIVAKDPAGRHAGNLTLHANSVRRRGMSILREVDEQYHALLEKYEELLSKCRQHRAGVRHTGVQTSRPISRDSSWRDLGGSEEGQGEAKAGEKSLSQHVEAVDKRLEQSQPEYKALFKEIFLRIQKTKADINATKVKTHSSK, encoded by the exons ACTTGCACTTGGCCGCTGAGCTGGGGAAGACGCTGCTGGAGAGGAACAAGGAGCTGGAGGCGTCGCTGCAGCACATGTACGCCACCAAcgaggagcaggtgcaggagatCGAG GCCACTCACCCACCACCCCCTGCCGACCCCCAGTACCTGACCAAACAGCTGGACACACTGCGCCACGTGAACGAGCAGCACGCCAAGGTATACGAGCAGCTGGACCTGACAGCCCGAGACCTGGAGCTGACCAACCAGAAGCTGGTGCTGGAGAGTAAGGCTGCGCAGCAGAAGATCCACGG gctgacGGAGACCGTTGAGCGCCTGCAGGCCCAGGTGGAGGAGCTGCAGGCCCAGGTGGAGCAGCTTCGGGGCCTGGAGCAGCTGAGAGTGCGCCGGGAGAAGCGGGAGCGCAGGCGCACCATCCACACCTTCCCCTGCCTCAAGGAGCTGTGCACCAGCAGCCCCCG gtGCAACGATGCCTTCCGCCTGCACAGCTCCTCCCTGGAGCTGGGCCCCCGGCCCCTGGAGCAAGAGAATGAGAACCTGCAGACGCTGGTGGGAGTGCTGCGCTCCCAGGTGAGCCAGGAGCGGCAGCGCAAGGAGCGGGCGGAGCGCGAGTTCGCCTCGGTGCTGCAGGAGTACTCggagctggagcagcagctgAGCGAGATGGAGGGATGCCGCCTCCGCGTGCAGGAGCTGGAGGCCGAGCTGCTGGAGCTGCAGCAGATGAAACAGGCCAAGACCTACCTGCTGGGCCGGGAGGACCACCTGGCCGAGGCCCTGCtggcccccctcacccaggcccctGAGGCCGATGACCCCCAGCCAGGCAGCGGGGACGAGTTCGGGGCCCAGGACGGCGTCTCCTCcccgggcccctcccccagccacgcCGTGCGCAAGAGCTGCAGCGACACGGCGCTCAACGCCATCGTGGCCAAAGACCCCGCCGGCCGGCACGCGGGCAACCTGACGCTGCACGCCAACAGCGTGCGCAGGCGGGGCATGTCCATCCTGCGCGAGGTGGACGAGCAGTACCACGCGCTGCTCGAGAAGTACGAGGAGCTGCTGAGCAAGTGCCGGCAGCACCGCGCGGGCGTGCGGCACACGGGCGTGCAGACCTCGCGGCCCATCTCCCGGGACAGCTCGTGGAGGGACCTGGGGGGCAGCGAGGAGGGCCAGGGCGAGGCCAAGGCGGGCGAGAAGAGCCTGAGCCAGCACGTGGAGGCCGTGGACAAGCGGCTGGAGCAGAGCCAGCCCGAGTACAAGGCGCTCTTCAAGGAGATCTTCCTCAGGATCCAGAAGACCAAGGCCGACATCAACGCCACCAAGGTCAAGACCCACAGCAGCAAGTGA
- the CDR2L gene encoding cerebellar degeneration-related protein 2-like isoform X2 has product MRRAAGMEDFSAEEEEPWYDQQDLEQDLHLAAELGKTLLERNKELEASLQHMYATNEEQVQEIEYLTKQLDTLRHVNEQHAKVYEQLDLTARDLELTNQKLVLESKAAQQKIHGLTETVERLQAQVEELQAQVEQLRGLEQLRVRREKRERRRTIHTFPCLKELCTSSPRCNDAFRLHSSSLELGPRPLEQENENLQTLVGVLRSQVSQERQRKERAEREFASVLQEYSELEQQLSEMEGCRLRVQELEAELLELQQMKQAKTYLLGREDHLAEALLAPLTQAPEADDPQPGSGDEFGAQDGVSSPGPSPSHAVRKSCSDTALNAIVAKDPAGRHAGNLTLHANSVRRRGMSILREVDEQYHALLEKYEELLSKCRQHRAGVRHTGVQTSRPISRDSSWRDLGGSEEGQGEAKAGEKSLSQHVEAVDKRLEQSQPEYKALFKEIFLRIQKTKADINATKVKTHSSK; this is encoded by the exons ACTTGCACTTGGCCGCTGAGCTGGGGAAGACGCTGCTGGAGAGGAACAAGGAGCTGGAGGCGTCGCTGCAGCACATGTACGCCACCAAcgaggagcaggtgcaggagatCGAG TACCTGACCAAACAGCTGGACACACTGCGCCACGTGAACGAGCAGCACGCCAAGGTATACGAGCAGCTGGACCTGACAGCCCGAGACCTGGAGCTGACCAACCAGAAGCTGGTGCTGGAGAGTAAGGCTGCGCAGCAGAAGATCCACGG gctgacGGAGACCGTTGAGCGCCTGCAGGCCCAGGTGGAGGAGCTGCAGGCCCAGGTGGAGCAGCTTCGGGGCCTGGAGCAGCTGAGAGTGCGCCGGGAGAAGCGGGAGCGCAGGCGCACCATCCACACCTTCCCCTGCCTCAAGGAGCTGTGCACCAGCAGCCCCCG gtGCAACGATGCCTTCCGCCTGCACAGCTCCTCCCTGGAGCTGGGCCCCCGGCCCCTGGAGCAAGAGAATGAGAACCTGCAGACGCTGGTGGGAGTGCTGCGCTCCCAGGTGAGCCAGGAGCGGCAGCGCAAGGAGCGGGCGGAGCGCGAGTTCGCCTCGGTGCTGCAGGAGTACTCggagctggagcagcagctgAGCGAGATGGAGGGATGCCGCCTCCGCGTGCAGGAGCTGGAGGCCGAGCTGCTGGAGCTGCAGCAGATGAAACAGGCCAAGACCTACCTGCTGGGCCGGGAGGACCACCTGGCCGAGGCCCTGCtggcccccctcacccaggcccctGAGGCCGATGACCCCCAGCCAGGCAGCGGGGACGAGTTCGGGGCCCAGGACGGCGTCTCCTCcccgggcccctcccccagccacgcCGTGCGCAAGAGCTGCAGCGACACGGCGCTCAACGCCATCGTGGCCAAAGACCCCGCCGGCCGGCACGCGGGCAACCTGACGCTGCACGCCAACAGCGTGCGCAGGCGGGGCATGTCCATCCTGCGCGAGGTGGACGAGCAGTACCACGCGCTGCTCGAGAAGTACGAGGAGCTGCTGAGCAAGTGCCGGCAGCACCGCGCGGGCGTGCGGCACACGGGCGTGCAGACCTCGCGGCCCATCTCCCGGGACAGCTCGTGGAGGGACCTGGGGGGCAGCGAGGAGGGCCAGGGCGAGGCCAAGGCGGGCGAGAAGAGCCTGAGCCAGCACGTGGAGGCCGTGGACAAGCGGCTGGAGCAGAGCCAGCCCGAGTACAAGGCGCTCTTCAAGGAGATCTTCCTCAGGATCCAGAAGACCAAGGCCGACATCAACGCCACCAAGGTCAAGACCCACAGCAGCAAGTGA
- the CDR2L gene encoding cerebellar degeneration-related protein 2-like isoform X3 translates to MYATNEEQVQEIEATHPPPPADPQYLTKQLDTLRHVNEQHAKVYEQLDLTARDLELTNQKLVLESKAAQQKIHGLTETVERLQAQVEELQAQVEQLRGLEQLRVRREKRERRRTIHTFPCLKELCTSSPRCNDAFRLHSSSLELGPRPLEQENENLQTLVGVLRSQVSQERQRKERAEREFASVLQEYSELEQQLSEMEGCRLRVQELEAELLELQQMKQAKTYLLGREDHLAEALLAPLTQAPEADDPQPGSGDEFGAQDGVSSPGPSPSHAVRKSCSDTALNAIVAKDPAGRHAGNLTLHANSVRRRGMSILREVDEQYHALLEKYEELLSKCRQHRAGVRHTGVQTSRPISRDSSWRDLGGSEEGQGEAKAGEKSLSQHVEAVDKRLEQSQPEYKALFKEIFLRIQKTKADINATKVKTHSSK, encoded by the exons ATGTACGCCACCAAcgaggagcaggtgcaggagatCGAG GCCACTCACCCACCACCCCCTGCCGACCCCCAGTACCTGACCAAACAGCTGGACACACTGCGCCACGTGAACGAGCAGCACGCCAAGGTATACGAGCAGCTGGACCTGACAGCCCGAGACCTGGAGCTGACCAACCAGAAGCTGGTGCTGGAGAGTAAGGCTGCGCAGCAGAAGATCCACGG gctgacGGAGACCGTTGAGCGCCTGCAGGCCCAGGTGGAGGAGCTGCAGGCCCAGGTGGAGCAGCTTCGGGGCCTGGAGCAGCTGAGAGTGCGCCGGGAGAAGCGGGAGCGCAGGCGCACCATCCACACCTTCCCCTGCCTCAAGGAGCTGTGCACCAGCAGCCCCCG gtGCAACGATGCCTTCCGCCTGCACAGCTCCTCCCTGGAGCTGGGCCCCCGGCCCCTGGAGCAAGAGAATGAGAACCTGCAGACGCTGGTGGGAGTGCTGCGCTCCCAGGTGAGCCAGGAGCGGCAGCGCAAGGAGCGGGCGGAGCGCGAGTTCGCCTCGGTGCTGCAGGAGTACTCggagctggagcagcagctgAGCGAGATGGAGGGATGCCGCCTCCGCGTGCAGGAGCTGGAGGCCGAGCTGCTGGAGCTGCAGCAGATGAAACAGGCCAAGACCTACCTGCTGGGCCGGGAGGACCACCTGGCCGAGGCCCTGCtggcccccctcacccaggcccctGAGGCCGATGACCCCCAGCCAGGCAGCGGGGACGAGTTCGGGGCCCAGGACGGCGTCTCCTCcccgggcccctcccccagccacgcCGTGCGCAAGAGCTGCAGCGACACGGCGCTCAACGCCATCGTGGCCAAAGACCCCGCCGGCCGGCACGCGGGCAACCTGACGCTGCACGCCAACAGCGTGCGCAGGCGGGGCATGTCCATCCTGCGCGAGGTGGACGAGCAGTACCACGCGCTGCTCGAGAAGTACGAGGAGCTGCTGAGCAAGTGCCGGCAGCACCGCGCGGGCGTGCGGCACACGGGCGTGCAGACCTCGCGGCCCATCTCCCGGGACAGCTCGTGGAGGGACCTGGGGGGCAGCGAGGAGGGCCAGGGCGAGGCCAAGGCGGGCGAGAAGAGCCTGAGCCAGCACGTGGAGGCCGTGGACAAGCGGCTGGAGCAGAGCCAGCCCGAGTACAAGGCGCTCTTCAAGGAGATCTTCCTCAGGATCCAGAAGACCAAGGCCGACATCAACGCCACCAAGGTCAAGACCCACAGCAGCAAGTGA